The proteins below are encoded in one region of Xenopus laevis strain J_2021 chromosome 8L, Xenopus_laevis_v10.1, whole genome shotgun sequence:
- the LOC121396981 gene encoding inner centromere protein A-like, which translates to MEKSLRNPSLKTLYSVLKNFREEYTDFEALASYYEDHYWVQYSKNFNIKHFLLTCIEDPRMRAKENIAQYILMLDSLEVLKRERASLKNAKLPPGHPTRLQNRRQKYEYQRLENTIKHHFCQFQIELLREQKLREAARKKHTHKQTPAAKEKEDGATAAAEEGALASQGKEEGAKEKEEEEEAAPGKEQQEEQQEKMEEQSPAVKEQVRMKRKRNEEEAPAAENKEEGADGEEAPPRKRPRKDYRGFSVPPEDSSDSSAATNATLLLACLLWLFVHICVFVCVYVCL; encoded by the exons ATGGAGAAATCATTGAGAAATCCATCTCTCAAG acgctgtactccgtcctgaagaACTTCAGGGAGGAATATACAGACTTTGAGGCCCTtgcctcttattacg aAGATCACTACTGGGTCCAATACAGCAAGAACTTCAAcat aaaacactTCCTTCTTACTTGTATTGAggacccgaggatgagggccaaGGAGAACATTGCCCAATACATTTTAATGCTCGACtcactg gaagtgctcAAGAGGGAACGTGCCTCCCTCAAGAatgccaagctgcctcct ggtCATCCAACACGACTGCAAAACCGGAGGCAGAAATATGAGTATCAGAggctggagaat accatcaaacatcatttttgccAGTTTCAAATCGAGCTCTTGAGGGAGCAGAAGCTGCGGGAAGCTGCTCG TAAGAAACACACGCACAAACAAACTCCTGCAGCTAAAGAAAAGGAGGATGGAGCcactgcagcagcagaagagggAGCCCTTGCCTCACAGGGGAAAGAAGAAGgagcaaaagaaaaagaagaggaggaagaagcagcTCCCGGAAAAGAACAGCAAGAGGAGCAACAGGAGAAGATGGAGGAGCAATCTCCTGCAGTGAAAGAACAGGTAAGAATGAAGAGGAAAAGGAATGAAGAGGAAGCTCCAGCAGCGGAGAATAAAGAAGAGGGAGCGGATGGAGAAGAAGCTCCTCCAAGGAAGCGGCCAAGGAAGGACTACAGAGGATTTAG tGTTCCACCAGAAGACTCTTCAGACAGTTCTGCTGCCACCAACGCAACCCTGCTCCTTGCATGCCTTCTGTGGCTGTTTGTGcatatctgtgtgtttgtgtgtgtctatgtgtgtctgtga